In Thermococcus chitonophagus, the genomic stretch AAGAAGGAAAAAGAAAAAGTTGAAATCTTAGCAAGAAAGCTTGCTCAAACCAGGAAGATGCACAGACTCGAGCTCAGCGGGAAGGTATACCCAATGAAGGTTCTTGAGAACTTAACTTGGAAGGACTTAGAGGAACTCGAGAAAGATATTGGGATAAAGAGGGGAGATATAGTATACGTTATTAATCCAGCTGGAGCGGGAAGGAAGATAGCAGAACACCTTGCAAAGAAAAAAATAAAAGCTATAGTTTCTCAAAAGGAGTTGCCAGTAGCAGTTTATGAAGTATTCAGAGAAGAGAGAATCCCGGTCTTGCTTGAGGGGGAGGATATCAAGGTAATAAGACTCGACGACTTTGCCGTTGTCAAAAGGGAGGAGCTTGAAGATATAATTAGAAAGAAAATTAAGGAGTGGGATGAAGAAGAAAAGAGGGAAGAACTAGAGAGCGTCCTTAGGGTGATAGAGGAGTACAGGATAGAGAGGGTTAAGGAACTCATCAGGAAGGCTGAGGAGGAAAGGCAATGATACTAGTCATTGCCGAAAAGCCCAATGTAGCGAGGAAAATAGCGGGAGCCTTAGCCGAAGGAAGACCAGCAAAGAAGAGTCTCTTTGGGGTTCCATATTATGAGCTCTTCAGAGATGGTAAAAAGCTGATCGTTGCTCCCGCCGTGGGGCATCTCTACGGTCTAGCTCCTAGGCAGGATTTCTTTGGCTATCCTATATTCGACATAGAGTGGGTTCCGGTGTACGTCGCGGAGAAAGGAAAAGAGTACGCAAAGGACTACATTAAGCTTCTTTCCGTTCTTGCCAAGAGGGTAAAGGAATTCGTGGTTGCATGTGACTATGATACTGAAGGTGAGGTTATAGGGTATACTGCACTAAAGTATGCCTGTGGTGTGGATCCTGGGGTAGCTAAGAGAATGAAGTTTTCCGCGCTAACCAAGAGGGATCTAGTAAAAGCATGGTATAATCTTGAGCCAACGATAAATTTCGGAATGGCAAACGCGGGAATCGCGAGGCATGTACTTGACTGGTACTGGGGAGTAAACTTATCCAGAGCACTAACCCATGCCATAAAGAGGGCTAGTGGAAAGTGGATAGTTCTGAGCACAGGTAGGGTTCAAGGCCCTACCTTGAAGTTCCTCGTTGAAAGAGAAAGAGAGATTCAAAACTTTGTTCCAAAGCCCTACTGGGTTATAAAGCTTATTTTTGAGAAGAACGGACAAAAATTCGTCGCTAATTATGAGAAAGACAAAGTCTGGGATGAAAAGGAGGCAAAGAAGATAGTCCTCGAGGCAAAGAAAGGACCCGTAAGGGTAGCAGGGGTAGATGTGAAGAGACAGAAGAGAAATCCACCTGTTCCCTTTGACCTTGGAACCCTGCAGAGAGAAGCTTATTCTTCCTTCGGTTTCAGTCCCAAGAAAACCTTAGATTTGGCTCAGAGTCTATATGAGAAAGGATTCTCCTCTTATCCCAGGACTGAAAGTCAAAAGTTGCCAAAGAACTTGAACTTTAGGTACATAATTCAAAGCCTGGCAAAGATGCCCCAGTACAGGCCCTACGCTCACATCCTCCTAGGCATGCCAGAACTTAAGCCAGTGGAAGGCAAAAAGGAAGATCCAGCACATCCGGCAATATATCCGACTGGAGAAGTCCCCAAGCCCGGCGACCTAACGAAGGATGAGGAGAAGCTTTACGACATGATAGTTAGGAGGTTCCTCGCGTTATTCATGGAGCCGGCCGTGAGGGAGAGTGTAAAGGTTACTATTAAAGCTGGCCCGCATAAGTTCATTCTTTCTGGAGGCAGGACAGTCAAGGAAGGATGGCTCGCCGTTTACGGAAAGTACGTTAAGTTCGAGGAGGTAACCCTCCCAACGTTCTTGGTTGGGGAGAAGATCAGAGTTCTGCAGATAAAGAGAGAGAAAAAGAAGACAAAGCCTCCTGCAAGATACTCTCCTGCAGCAGTAATAAAGAAGATGGAGGACTTGGGGTTAGGAACAAAGGCAACGAGAGCTCAAATACTCGAAACCCTATATCAGAGGGGCTACATAGAAGGGAAAAAGAGCATAA encodes the following:
- the topA gene encoding DNA topoisomerase I; its protein translation is MILVIAEKPNVARKIAGALAEGRPAKKSLFGVPYYELFRDGKKLIVAPAVGHLYGLAPRQDFFGYPIFDIEWVPVYVAEKGKEYAKDYIKLLSVLAKRVKEFVVACDYDTEGEVIGYTALKYACGVDPGVAKRMKFSALTKRDLVKAWYNLEPTINFGMANAGIARHVLDWYWGVNLSRALTHAIKRASGKWIVLSTGRVQGPTLKFLVEREREIQNFVPKPYWVIKLIFEKNGQKFVANYEKDKVWDEKEAKKIVLEAKKGPVRVAGVDVKRQKRNPPVPFDLGTLQREAYSSFGFSPKKTLDLAQSLYEKGFSSYPRTESQKLPKNLNFRYIIQSLAKMPQYRPYAHILLGMPELKPVEGKKEDPAHPAIYPTGEVPKPGDLTKDEEKLYDMIVRRFLALFMEPAVRESVKVTIKAGPHKFILSGGRTVKEGWLAVYGKYVKFEEVTLPTFLVGEKIRVLQIKREKKKTKPPARYSPAAVIKKMEDLGLGTKATRAQILETLYQRGYIEGKKSIKVTPLGMKVIETLEKYVPEIISVELTREFEKKMELIMQGKLTKEEVIEEAKQKLIKILEEFKKKELEIGLELAKIVVGEDNVEKPLVVGKCPKCGGDLIVKYNKKTGKRFIGCSNWPKCDVTYPILQRGEIIPTGRTCCNGAPVVIVKDGKEKRVICLDMNCKKW